One region of Wyeomyia smithii strain HCP4-BCI-WySm-NY-G18 chromosome 3, ASM2978416v1, whole genome shotgun sequence genomic DNA includes:
- the LOC129731643 gene encoding uncharacterized protein LOC129731643 codes for MYSSSDWFLEIFLERKCCKLLENNQEIPYFKIIADLESILQSERDESLQMVCRNQYINIIQNHMNRLTNGGHTSPPDTINRFLIEAFHVSKKFIREYPDLCVVTADKGNKTVIMKREDYESKMRALIDDIDTYERIDADWTSKIQTKNNTLVKSLFDQKMIDQPTKNRLTTYNATCPKIYGLPKIHKDGNPLRVILSCINCPTYDLSKYLARILHHPVDHEKYNVRNSYEFCTFINNVTLPPNYVLVSFDVVSLFTCIPRDLVVQAVRNNWNLIEKNTTNKDQNVFIKLIEFNISSSYFTFRGAYYRQKEGTAMGNPLSPALADLVMTTLLDDVLAKIDVHIPCIKKYVDDLFTALPADKIEYVRNALNGFDSHIQFTYEVENNNRLPYLDMVFIRTNEHKIVTEWYKKPVRFYWESVSIIDEQIAHGK; via the coding sequence atgtactcaagctccgattggtttttGGAAATATTCTTAGAACGTAAATGTTGTAAATTGTtggaaaataatcaagaaattccATATTTCAAGATTATCGCGGACTTGGAATCAATTCTACAGTCCGAACGAGATGAGAGTTTGCAAATGGTTTGTCGCAATCAGTACATCAACATAATTCAAAATCATATGAACAGGCTAACGAACGGTGGTCATACATCACCACCAGACACTATCAATCGTTTTTTGATCGAAGCATTTCATGTCAGCAAAAAGTTCATCCGAGAATATCCAGACTTATGTGTTGTAACCGCCGATAAGGGTaataaaacagttataatgAAGAGAGAAGATTATGAGTCAAAAATGAGAGCCCTTATTGACGACATCGACACATACGAAAGGATCGACGCGGATTGGACAAgcaaaattcaaacgaaaaataacACGCTGGTGAAATCACTATTCGACCAAAAAATGATTGATCAACCCACCAAGAATCGGCTAACTACATACAACGCGACTTGCCCTAAAATTTATGGCTTACCTAAGATTCATAAGGACGGCAATCCACTGAGGGTCATACTGTCATGCATAAACTGCCCAACATATGATCTCTCAAAATACCTTGCTAGAATTCTGCATCATCCGGTAGACCACGAGAAATATAACGTACGCAACTCATATGAGTTCTGTACGTTTATTAACAACGTCACACTTCCCCCCAACTATGTATTGGTATCGTTTGATGTGGTAAGCCTGTTCACTTGCATACCGAGAGACTTGGTGGTACAAGCGGTGAGAAATAACTGGAACTTGATCGAGAAAAATACGACGAACAAAGatcaaaatgtttttattaAGCTCATTGAGTTTAACATCTCGTCCAGTTATTTCACCTTCCGTGGGGCCTATTACCGGCAAAAGGAGGGGACAGCCATGGGGAATCCTTTGTCACCTGCTTTAGCTGATCTTGTAATGACTACATTACTTGATGATGTGCTTGCAAAGATCGATGTACACATTccatgtattaaaaaatacgtcgacgatttgttcaccgctctcccagcggacaagattgaatatgtgagGAACGCTCTCAACGGGTTCGACTCACATATTCAATTCACATATGAGGTAGAAAATAACAACCGATTACCGTATTTAGATATGGTTTTTATTAGAACCAACGAACACAAAATCGTGACCGAGTGGTATAAGAAACCTGTCCGGTTTTATTGGGAGAGTGTTTCGATTATCGACGAACAAATCGCTCACGGAAAATAA